AAAAAGTCCCTCGTACTGAGGTGTTTCCTTCTGCTGTTAGTAAGAAATCTCTATCTCTTTCAGGTTCGGTGGTGTCCCAGAAACCACTCAGTAAGAAGATATGAACATCATCTCATGGAACTGTCAAGGGGCGGGAGCCTACTTGACGAAGCAACACTTGCGAGAGTTGCACCGTTTTTTTGcaccttcttttctttttttatctgaAACAAAAAATTCATTTTCTCTTATGCAAGACTTTCAGCATTCTTTTGGTTATAATAAATTGTTCACTGTCGAACCGGAAGGTCATTGTGGTGGACTAGCTCTTTTTTACATGGATTCGCTTGATGTTAAGATAATATATTCGGATAAGCGGATGATAGATATAAAGGCGTCAATTGAAGGACGCAAAACCTGTTTGACTTTTGTCTATGGTGATCCGGTCATTGAGTGCCGTGAATATGTATGGGAACGCCTTACCCGTATGAGTTTAGGGAGAACTGAAGCATGGTTTATGATAGGGGATTTCAATGAGATAAATAGTAATGTGGAGAAGAAGGGAGGTCGGAAACGACAGGAGACATCTTTCATCCCCTTTAGAACAATGCTTGCCAATTGTGGTATGATCGACTTTCCCTATAAGGGTAACCCGATGTCGTGGGTTGGTTTTAGAAGCTCCGGAAAAGTCCAGTGTAAATTAGATCGGGCTATAGGTAATGAAGAATTCCGACCGATAAGCTTATGCAATGTTAGCTATAAGATCATCTCAAAGATAATGTGTAAACGGCTAAAGAAATTCCTCCCGAAGCTTATATCGGAGACGCAGTCGGCCTTTGTGGCTAGAAGACTTATTTCGGATAATATCTTGGTCGCTCAAGAAATCTTCTATGCGATCAGAACTAATCCGATTTGTAAATCAAAGTTTGTGGCTATCAAGACAGACATGAGTAAGGCCTATGATCGCGTGGAATGGAACTTTCTCGAAGCATTGATGTTAAAGATGAGATTTGCAGCGAAATGGGCCACCTGGATCAAATGGTGTATTTCGTCAGTATCGTACCAGGTCTTACTAAACGGCGAGGCAAAGGGCAACATAAAACCTACACGAGGACTGCGCCAGGGAGACCCTTTATCCCCATTTCTTTTTATCATATTAACAGAAGCACTTATTTCTCAGATTAAAGGAGCAGAGGATGAGGGAAGACTCACTGGTCTAAAAATTGCCCAAGCCAGCCCGGCAGTGTCTCATCTCCTTTTCGCTGATGATAGCTTATTTTTCTGCAAAACAGATGTCCAGCAATGTGCTGAGTTAATGAAGATCATTAACAATTATGGAATGGCGTCCGGACAGCAACTAAATACCTCCAAATCCTCTATTCTCTTTGGAAGTAAAGTCTCAGTGGAAGTGAAACAAGCGATCAAAGCAGCGGTGGGAATACAAATGGAAGGAGGGATGGGGACTTATCTAGGTCTACCGGAAAAAATATGTGGATCAAAAAGACAGGTGTTCGCCTTCATACGAGACAGGCTAAACATCAGAATCAATTCCTGGACAGCCAAGTTCTTATCAAAGGGAGGGAAGGAAATTCTCATAAAATCGGTAGCACAAGCATTGCCAACCTACGTCATGTCGTGTTTTCTTCTGCCTCAAGATATTCTGAATAAATTAAAAAGCGCAATAGCTAAATTCTGGTGGAGTACGAAGCAAAATAATAGGGGTTTTTATTGGATGGCCTGGGACAAACTATGTAAACCGGCTGATAAGGGTGGCCTTGGTTTCAGAGACTTAAAGAAATTCAATCTTGCATTACTTGCAAAGCAACTATGGCGACTCCTCCATCATCCGGAGTCACTTCTGGCCAGGGTCCTCAAGGGAAGATATTTTAGATATACGAATCCTCTGGAGATCAGTAGCTCAAATGCTCCCTCGTACGGATGGAGAAGCATGCTCGCGGCCAGGGATCTCTTAAAGAAGGGCCTGCGACGTACGATCGGATCAGGATTTAACACCCGCGTGTGGTTTGATCATTGGATACCGTCACAGACGCCTAGGCTAGCTCAGGACAACGGTACGTGGAGGGATCCTAAACTGTATGTCAACCATATTATAGACCACAATACGGGAGAATGGAGAATGGATTTGATCCGGAATATTTTCTCACCTGAGGATGTGAATCTGATACTGAATATCAAACCTTGTCATCGTATCAAACCTGATGGCTACTGCTGGACTCACACAAATTACAGGTTATACACTGTGAAATCAGGGTACGAGCTCGCGTCTCTGATCCAGGAGGAGAGTGCCGAGAAGCAGATCCTCGAACCAAACATAAATCCCTTACTAACTAAGGTGTGGAGTTTGAAAGCGCCAAGGAAGATCAAACATTTCTTGTGGCAATGTCTAACAGGATGTGTGGCAGTTTGTAGTAGATTATCGGACCGACACTGTGGTAATGATCGATCATGTCCTAGATGTGGAGGGGATGATGAATCTATTAACCACCTACTCTTTCAATGTCCCCCAGCCCTCCAGACATGGGCTTTGTCAGACATCCCATCAGGTCCGGGACGTTTCCCGAGTGAATcaatatatgaaaattttgacTTCCTTCTGTCCCGAGCTCTGGAAAGGGGTGTCTCGAAGCAACGGTTATCGAAGTTCCCCTGGATCATGTGGTATGTATGGAAAGCAAGGAACGATAATCTGTTCAATGGTGTTGAGATATCGCCACTGGATTCCCTTCACAAGGCGACGCAGGAAGGAGATGAATGGTTAGTTGCACAAGAAGTTACAAAAGTcgcaaaggagagagagaggccacAGTCGATGGAACAAGAGGAGATAAATAGGTTGCATAAACCAAGATGTCAAGTGGATGCATCATGGGCAATCAATCAATCTACTTTTGGTGGTGGTCTCATATTGGAGATGGAAGATGGGAGCACTTTTACGGGTTCCCTTGGGAGCAGGCAAGTCCCCTCCCCACTTCACGCGGAGTTCCGAACCTTGCTGTGGGCAATGAGTTACACGCTCCGTATGAGTTACAACAAAATGCATTTCGAATCAGATTGCCTGCAAATGGTTAAGctgatcgaagaagaagaattcTGGCCATCTTTGGCTTCGGAATGGGATGAATTCTCCCGCCTCCGGtctttgtttaatttcttttcaaTTTCATTTATTCCTCGAGAATTAAACTCCCGTGCTGATCTCCTTGGAAAAGGAGCTCGCGCGAAAGGTTCTATTTCCTCCCATGTAAACATTTTGGTTCCACCGGAGTTAGCTCAAACTAACCTTTTCGAACCAGTTTAATGAAATATGGTGATTagcagtcaaaaaaaaaaacaatactaaagagcAACACTCACCAAAAGTGTGTTTCTAAAATCACGTTAACTTAACCAAAACCATATAACCCAtgaatacaaaacaaaagaaatcttATCATCTCTGCATTGAATCAGTTTGGTTCTCTTTTCATATCATTTTTCATTCTAAAAGTCATCGAATTTATTTCTCCAAACATCATGATGATAATAACGCAAGAGACTTTTGTATAATAGTGTATCTATCTTTGTCTTTCAGCTGTCCATACTACAGGTTCGAAAAGAACATGAAAAAGACCGGTTTTTGTTCTTGCTTTCTTCTGGTATAAAGACGTATTAAAACCCGTTAGCATTTGTTGATCAATAAAATGGATCTCTAATTTTTCTGTACCTCGTTCTTGACTTGCAATAATTGAAAGGTGTTGTTTTGTTGAAATTGAACACGTGAATTGAATCCTAGAAAAGAAGAATAAATAAGTACAAGAtacatggaagaagaagaaaaagaagaaagcttgaagtgcaaaataaaaaaagaaggaaacttgaagcacaagagacggaggaagaagaaaagaagcaaAGCCAATGTGGACAACAAGAAGTCAAGGACAAGGTTGGTTTGTGTAACCAGAAGTTGCACACTAAGAAGAACAACGTGTGTATGCTTTGTAGAAGCCGGTAAAAaataaaagcgatgttaaggaaatTAGACGAATGTAAAaacgaatacaagaacgataagaaattgTATTCGCTAAGAGatatggagtcgagatatgataTATTTCCtgaactcaaaatattcgctccgttagtgagatgGGACTGCACGAATATAGAGTCCTatgatacaaccatggcagacgaatcacgcctcactcttgatcgccctatcgaactataaactctacgaaacactctcgtatTTACGACTTACGCTAAGGGATTTTCGCTGTTGGTTTGAAGTGAaaaagttgagaaatgaggaAGACATTCGCTTGGTTTATAAAGGGAAACAAGAACTCTGTTGGTTCCGCAAACGAAGGCACGTGCGCACGAGGCGACATGCTCGGAAAGTTGCTCGACGTgcagagagagggagagatcgTTGGGCGAAAAATCCGGATAAGATTTAGTTCGaattttttaatgtatattcgtttttcgaatttcaaaaaaaggaaaaaaacaaaacacaaaaaaacttggtttggcCCAACAAATTGTTAACCTGAACTGGTCCAATAAGAATCATATTGGGCCGGGGGgcctccaccaagacccaagcccacgtccacgccgagccgagccgagccaAGCCGGCCGAATGGCGGCGGTGGTGCGCGTGTGGGGAGCCATCCTCTCCTCTGCAGCCGTTTACACCCTCATAACACAAGGGCATATTTATACTGCTCTATCTCTCTTCTCCTGGCCGATGTGGGACTCTTTCCCATAGCCATTTTCATTTAAATGACATTTCTTTTGGGCTGAGACCCATGTCATTTGTTATTCACAATATAATAAAGCCCAATGACATTTATTGTTCCAACAatccccacatgaatagaaattactctaaacatatgcagactaaatgcagactcgataaacactaaaaaaaataaacttattctaatcctgactagactagacaaatttatcgagagtgtttgcgaaaacttcactgtgtttgagttggtggcatttttaagctttgaaccactcatagttaatatttgccgggtttactttaccagaaggtgaacatgatgtcttaaaccaaccggtgttttatgtaaaCCGAGGCAACATGCATAACGCAGCTTtattttctcgtagaacttagttctctattatgttcattgtggccctgaactattcctggttttcatgagtgaacttagagaatatagctTTGCATtaattctcctagaaacggccccatttcacactcattaggtgattaaccatgaaaagtattgagtaatactccacttagaagctatggaatcattaaaagcttatgattatgtgggaaccgaaattcacactgtcgatttccgtttaaataaggaaactaggaaaaccctaatttcccagaggacccggatatctgttaattaccacacgtcaagcaatcagaacacgagaataacaacgataaaaataagaaatcgaaaagagagcaaagtagatcttattccgaatctgcgtatgagcgttacaacaaggtataagcctgggctcgagagctgtcggcgagattcctagttctagcaaccctaagacggctaaacctaattgagtcgcagctcgaaataacaaaaacggaaaattgcctaaattactctaagtgctaagtttgctctgaaaaagttctccctcttgcacctcgcctaggactccttatatactagctccaaggtcggtttacgcttttactcttctgcccttaagccgtcatagcataaaaatggagatattccatttttcccgatcttcacaattatcttcaaaacttccgtatttatccacggaaacttgacatttatccttcctcgtgggccaagcgtgagccatgctgtggttcacgggcttttggttaggaaaaatcgtaggatgggcctcgagtcgtgttttaggtccctttgggccgtcttccgactcgacacgtttactacgagttttccgcggtttctaatccgcgaagtttgatcgacgaattagaatagcgggaaacatggactgagtttgctacggtcttcgggagatagcattcgaaggtttgacgagaatgcaaagactggtgtcgtatcgatgttcggaaaggttcaatcgctacacagcgaccgaactttggctcgagcccggtcgctacgtagtgaccgagcgagacgagtgctcggtcgctacgtagcgaccgagctttggctcgagcccggtcgctacgtagtgaccgagcgagacgagtgctcggtcgctacgtaacgaccgagctttggctcgagctcggtcgctacgtagcgaccgagcgggacgatcgctcggtcgctacgtagcgaccgggcttggccgagctcggtcgctacgtagcgaccgagcgggacgatcgctcggtcgctacgtagcgatcgagcttggctgagctcggtcgctacgtagcgaccgagcgggacgatcgctcggtcgctacgtagcgaccgagctttggctcgagctcggtcgctacgtagcgaccgagctttggctcgagctcggtcgctacgtagcgaccgagcg
The Brassica napus cultivar Da-Ae chromosome A1, Da-Ae, whole genome shotgun sequence DNA segment above includes these coding regions:
- the LOC106412981 gene encoding uncharacterized protein LOC106412981; the protein is MIDIKASIEGRKTCLTFVYGDPVIECREYVWERLTRMSLGRTEAWFMIGDFNEINSNVEKKGGRKRQETSFIPFRTMLANCGMIDFPYKGNPMSWVGFRSSGKVQCKLDRAIGNEEFRPISLCNVSYKIISKIMCKRLKKFLPKLISETQSAFVARRLISDNILVAQEIFYAIRTNPICKSKFVAIKTDMSKAYDRVEWNFLEALMLKMRFAAKWATWIKWCISSVSYQVLLNGEAKGNIKPTRGLRQGDPLSPFLFIILTEALISQIKGAEDEGRLTGLKIAQASPAVSHLLFADDSLFFCKTDVQQCAELMKIINNYGMASGQQLNTSKSSILFGSKVSVEVKQAIKAAVGIQMEGGMGTYLGLPEKICGSKRQVFAFIRDRLNIRINSWTAKFLSKGGKEILIKSVAQALPTYVMSCFLLPQDILNKLKSAIAKFWWSTKQNNRGFYWMAWDKLCKPADKGGLGFRDLKKFNLALLAKQLWRLLHHPESLLARVLKGRYFRYTNPLEISSSNAPSYGWRSMLAARDLLKKGLRRTIGSGFNTRVWFDHWIPSQTPRLAQDNGTWRDPKLYVNHIIDHNTGEWRMDLIRNIFSPEDVNLILNIKPCHRIKPDGYCWTHTNYRLYTVKSGYELASLIQEESAEKQILEPNINPLLTKVWSLKAPRKIKHFLWQCLTGCVAVCSRLSDRHCGNDRSCPRCGGDDESINHLLFQCPPALQTWALSDIPSGPGRFPSESIYENFDFLLSRALERGVSKQRLSKFPWIMWYVWKARNDNLFNGVEISPLDSLHKATQEGDEWLVAQEVTKVAKERERPQSMEQEEINRLHKPRCQVDASWAINQSTFGGGLILEMEDGSTFTGSLGSRQVPSPLHAEFRTLLWAMSYTLRMSYNKMHFESDCLQMVKLIEEEEFWPSLASEWDEFSRLRSLFNFFSISFIPRELNSRADLLGKGARAKGSISSHVNILVPPELAQTNLFEPV